A single genomic interval of Passer domesticus isolate bPasDom1 chromosome 26, bPasDom1.hap1, whole genome shotgun sequence harbors:
- the LOC135286301 gene encoding basic proline-rich protein-like, producing the protein MFNCCSHGTLLHFGLQSSRLNICYYHQDLHLRRLHPGPRPRLRGAPQRPSYSSRPSPRGHRTAGDGRINQHLFWALMSVGIGRLNPAFGSSRSASSAYQKWPTEHSHSTARLHASEPAPLPIETAPGAGGPGPRTPARNAALRGRRPPRGATPPATAPPTGGEEGAAAVLSLGPGIRRDLLPGGSNTRQPLARRRATCPPEAFPADPEPVAAHRRGGNAPGQGRPPAGRRSPHRPAPPGPPPRTELRRRTGRRGRPADGRLFLPPCRPSRPAPTAAPAGARAPGDEEGRTGGRGAENGRPHPVSENRKGSAAETAPKDAGRAARGGLGGDRDERTTAPSRAGDRDRGGPAKEEGVTTPVPRPSRPTRARQHGTVPAGYPPADSRPHGGEARGRGPRLAPPLGPLSLSALGGARSTPSLSRSLPGRRHRTAARPRRGRAPPQRLAPGAGSYGALPESAFRGTKALRGRPRPRRRPPGRRERIEAAEGNRSPRRAPTAFPPGTGRPPPPPPTAGNGPARRPQPRRRGGPRTAIDRQATLRQAETPPRVPFFGGGPGARARPGLRAEGQHGARRTAGGTAARPTSIARDDTHAHAAGGTTAVGPRTRRLPFAAPRRGRLSPAALQRSRRHAPTTAPPARPPREPLPSERPATGGRTPSPVPEADATETRAGAAGARGRPGGGPAAAAAALPGPPQPRRAVGAPSPGHAPGGRRTAPSRGATPARRAPTRRPGGEAPPRLPARPPFGPHAAGKGDGNATGEARAGTADGAGGRRPAGRPRPPGREGGTLAERRRRRSARGRPRSRASADGGTAERSPQTGWGGGRAGDVRRTAPPVRSRRRPSRGEARPRQGESGQGESAAGAGGRNPAAEERQRARALCRHRPGFEGSGSAGPAARPRAAASPPRPGRREGGAGRPSPARRGYPPPARAAETTAAAGARPVATDTTAGDRRERLPTPQWRRATARRTPAAAGTAAAAAAGRAEPPESLNRRPARRAPFGPRGV; encoded by the exons ATGTTCAACTGCTGTTCACATGGAACCCTGCTCCACTTCGGCCTTCAAAGCTCTCGTTTGAATATTTGCTACTACCACCAAGATCTGCACCTGCGGCGGCTCCACCCGGGCCCACGCCCCAGGCTTCGAGGCGCACCGCAGCGGCCCTCCTACTCGTCGCGGCCTAGCCCCCGCGGGCATCGCACTGCCGGCGACGGCCGG ATCAACCAACACCTTTTCTGGGCTCTGATGAGCGTCGGCATCGGGCGCCTTAACCCGGCGTTCGGTTCATCCCGCAGCGCCAGTTCTGCTTACCAAAAGTGGCCCACTGAGCACTCGCATTCCACGGCGCGGCTCCACGCCAGCGAGCCGGCCCCCTTACCCATTGAAA CGGCGCCGGgggccggcgggcccggcccccgcaCCCCCGCGCGAAACGCCGCGCTGCGAGGACGCCGCCCCCCGAGGGGGGCGACGCCCCCCGCCACGGCGCCGCCGACGGGGGGGGAGGAGGGCGCGGCGGCGGTCCTCTCCCTCGGCCCCGGGATTCGGCGAGACCTGCTGCCCGGGGGCTCTAACACCCGGCAGCCGCTCGCGCGGCGCCGGGCCACCTGCCCGCCGGAGGCCTTCCCAGCCGACCCGGAGCCGGTCGCGGCGCACCGCCGCGGAGGAAATGCGCCCGGCCAGGGCCGgccgccggccgggcggcggtcCCCGCACCGGCCCgccccccccggcccgcccccgcggACGG AGCTGCGCCGCCGCACCGGCCGACGGGGCCGGCCGGCCGACGGAcggcttttccttcctccctgccgACCCAGCCGTCCCGCCCCtaccgccgcccccgccggcgcCCGCGCGCCGGGGGACGAGGAGGGGCGAACCGGAGGGAGAGGCGCGGAGAACGGGAGACCCCATCCCGTAAGCGAGAACCGAAAAGGGAGCGCGGCGGAGACGGCCCCGAAGGAcgccggccgggcggcgcgCGGCGGCCTCGGCGGGGACAGAGACGAGAGAACGACGGCGCCCTCGCGCGCCGGAGACCGCGACAGAGGGGGACCGGCGAAGGAGGAGGGGGTCACAACCCCCGTTCCCCGGCCCTCCCGCCCGACGCGCGCGCGGCAGCACGGCACGGTACCCGCCGGGTACCCACCCGCAGACAGCCGCCCGCACGGGGGGGAAGCCCGGGGGCGAGGCCCGCGCCTCGCCCCCCCTCTcggccctctctctctctcggccCTCGGCGGCGCGCGTTCGACGCcgtctctctctcgctctctccccggccgccgccaccgcactgcggcgcggccccggcggggacgAGCTCCACCCCAGCGGCTCGCTCCGGGAGCGGGGAGCTACGGAGCGCTCCCCGAGTCTGCATTTAGGGGGACGAAGGCCCTGCGCGGCCGACCGCGACCGCGACGACGCCCGCCGGGCCGCAGGGAAAGGATCGAGGCCGCCGAGGGGAACCGCTCCCCTCGCCGCGCCCCTACCGCCTTCCCTCCGGGCAccggccggccgccgccgccgccgcccaccGCGGGCAACGGGCCTGCGAGGCGACCCCAGCCGCGCCGCCGGGGTGGCCCCCGGACGGCGATTGATCGTCAAGCGACGCTCAGACAGGC GGAGACGCCGCCTCGTGTGCCGTTCTTCGGAGGCGGCCCAGGCGCCCGGGCTCGGCCCGGCCTCCGCGCGGAGGGCCAGCACGGCGCGCGACGGACCGCGGGGGGCACGGCGGCCCGCCCGACCTCGATTGCACGGGACGACACACACGCACACGCGGCCGGGGGCACGACGGCCGTCGGCCCCCGCACGCGCCGGCTCCCCTTCGCCGCGCCGCGGCGCGGCCGGCTCTCCCCAGCGGCCTTGCAACGCTCGAGACGGCACGCGCCGACGACCGCACCGCCGGCGCGCCCCCCGCGGGAACCGCTCCCGTCGGAAAGGCCAGCGACCGGCGGCCGCACCCCGTCGCCGGTGCCGGAGGCGGACGCCACCGAGACCCGAGCCGGCGCCGCGGGTGCCCGaggccggccgggcggcggacccgccgccgccgcggccgccctgccgggcccaCCGCAGCCGCGTCGCGCCGTCGGGGCCCCTTCCCCCGGGCACGCGCCCGGCGGAAGGCGTACGGCGCCGAGCCGGGGGGCAACGCCCGCTCGCCGCGCTCCCACGCGGAGACCGGGCGGGGAAGCGCCCCCGCGGCTGCCCGCACGCCCTCCCTTCGGCCCACACGCGGCCGGGAAGGGCGACGGGAACGCGACGGGTGAGGCCCGGGCCGGGACGGCCGACGGCGCCGGAGGGCGCCGCCCGGcaggccgcccccgcccccccggGCGGGAGGGGGGGACACTCGCCGAGCGGCGACGCCGCCGCTCGGCACGGGGCCGCCCGCGCTCGCGGGCCTCCGCCGACGGAGGCACCGCCGAGCGCTCGCCCCAGACGGGGTGGGGGGGCGGTCGGGCCGGGGACGTCCGGCGGACGGCGCCGCCGGTGCGTTCGAGGAGAAGGCCGTCGAGGGGAGAGGCACGGCCGCGCCAAGGAGAGAGCGGCCAAGGAGAGAGCGCGGCGGGCGCCGGCGGCCGCAACCCCGCggctgaggaaaggcagagagcgCGCGCTCTCTGCCGGCATCGCCCCGGTTTCGAGGGGAGCGGGTcggccggccccgcggcacGACCACGCGCCGCGGCCTCTCCGCCGAGGCCGGGCCGCAGAGAGGGGGGGGCAGGGCGCCCctccccggcgcggcgcggttACCCGCCGCCCGCGCGCGCGGCGGAGAcgacggcggcggcgggcgcgcggcCGGTGGCAACGGACACCACCGCAGGGGATCGGCGGGAGCGGCTCCCCACCCCTCAGTGGCGCCGCGCCACCGCCCGGCGCACGCctgccgccgccggcaccgccgccgccgccgcggcggggCGCGCCGAGCCGCCCGAGTCTTTAaaccgccgcccggcccggcgggccccttTCGGCCCCCGCGGCGTTTGA